The following coding sequences lie in one Peromyscus maniculatus bairdii isolate BWxNUB_F1_BW_parent chromosome 3, HU_Pman_BW_mat_3.1, whole genome shotgun sequence genomic window:
- the Parp11 gene encoding protein mono-ADP-ribosyltransferase PARP11 isoform X2, with translation MKQMNLVTGKQRLIKRAPFSISAFSYICENEAIPMPTHWENVNTEVPYQLVSLQNQTHEYNEVASLFGKTMDRNRIKRIQRIQNLDLWEFFCRKKAQLKKKRGVPQINEQMLFHGTSSEFVEAICIHNFDWRINGVHGAVFGKGTYFARDAAYSSRFCKDDIKHGNTFQIHGVSVQQRHLFRTYKSMFLARVLIGDYINGDSKYMRPPSKDGSYVNLYDSCVDDTWNPKIFVVFDANQIYPEYLIDFH, from the exons TTACATCTGTGAAAATGAGGCCATCCCCATGCCAACCCACTGGGAGAATGTGAATACTGAGGTTCCCTACCAG CTGGTTTCCCTGCAGAACCAAACCCATGAATATAACGAAGTTGCCAGTCTCTTTGGGAAAACAATGGATCGGAACCGAATTAAAAGGATTCAAAGGATTCAAAACTTAGACTTATGGGAGTTCTTTTGCAG GAAAAAGGCTCAGCTCAAGAAAAAGAGAGGTGTCCCTCAGATCAATGAGCAAATGCTGTTTCATGGCACCAGCAGTGAATTTGTGGAAGCAATTTGCATTCACAACTTTGATTGGAGAATCAATGGTGTACACGGTGCTGTCTTTGGAAAAG GAACCTATTTTGCTAGAGACGCTGCGTACTCCAGCCGTTTCTGCAAAGATGACATCAAGCACGGTAACACGTTCCAGATCCACGGGGTCAGCGTGCAGCAGCGACATCTGTTCAGAACCTATAAATCCATGTTTCTTGCTCGAGTGCTAATTGGGGATTACATAAACGGAGACTCCAAATACATGAGACCTCCTTCCAAAGATGGGAGCTATGTGAATTTGTATGACAGCTGTGTGGATGACACCTGGAACCCAAAGATCTTTGTGGTGTTTGATGCCAACCAGATCTACCCAGAGTACTTGATAGACTTTCACTGA
- the Parp11 gene encoding protein mono-ADP-ribosyltransferase PARP11 isoform X3 — translation MPTHWENVNTEVPYQLVSLQNQTHEYNEVASLFGKTMDRNRIKRIQRIQNLDLWEFFCRKKAQLKKKRGVPQINEQMLFHGTSSEFVEAICIHNFDWRINGVHGAVFGKGTYFARDAAYSSRFCKDDIKHGNTFQIHGVSVQQRHLFRTYKSMFLARVLIGDYINGDSKYMRPPSKDGSYVNLYDSCVDDTWNPKIFVVFDANQIYPEYLIDFH, via the exons ATGCCAACCCACTGGGAGAATGTGAATACTGAGGTTCCCTACCAG CTGGTTTCCCTGCAGAACCAAACCCATGAATATAACGAAGTTGCCAGTCTCTTTGGGAAAACAATGGATCGGAACCGAATTAAAAGGATTCAAAGGATTCAAAACTTAGACTTATGGGAGTTCTTTTGCAG GAAAAAGGCTCAGCTCAAGAAAAAGAGAGGTGTCCCTCAGATCAATGAGCAAATGCTGTTTCATGGCACCAGCAGTGAATTTGTGGAAGCAATTTGCATTCACAACTTTGATTGGAGAATCAATGGTGTACACGGTGCTGTCTTTGGAAAAG GAACCTATTTTGCTAGAGACGCTGCGTACTCCAGCCGTTTCTGCAAAGATGACATCAAGCACGGTAACACGTTCCAGATCCACGGGGTCAGCGTGCAGCAGCGACATCTGTTCAGAACCTATAAATCCATGTTTCTTGCTCGAGTGCTAATTGGGGATTACATAAACGGAGACTCCAAATACATGAGACCTCCTTCCAAAGATGGGAGCTATGTGAATTTGTATGACAGCTGTGTGGATGACACCTGGAACCCAAAGATCTTTGTGGTGTTTGATGCCAACCAGATCTACCCAGAGTACTTGATAGACTTTCACTGA